The window AGTAAATGAAGCGGGAATCCGCTTCTATGAAGCTCTTGTCGAGGAGCTCCTGCGTAATCAGATTACACCATTTGCCACTCTTTTTCATTGGGACTATCCGGCCGCTTTACAAAAGCAGGGCGGCTGGCTTAATCCCCAAAGTCCGGTTTGGTTTGAAGATTATGCGGAACTGATTGCGAAGAGATTCGCAGGTAAGATTAAATATTATTTTACAATCAACGAGCCTCAATGCTTTATTGGTCTGGGCTGCAAAAGCGGAGTTCACGCTCCGGGCCTGAAGCTTTCGGACAAGGATGTTTTTTCTGCGGCACACAATGTACTTTTGGCACACGGCCGTGCGGTCAAAGCATTGAGAAAATACGGCGGAAGCGGCTTACACATCGGACTTGCACAGTGCGGAAGAATCAAGATTCCTCAAACGGCTTCCGAGGCCGATATTGACGCTGCCCGGCATGCAACCTTCGAAGTCCCCGCCAATTGTTATGATGCGATTTTCAGTGTGGCTTTTTGGAGCGATCCTGTTTTCAATGGGGCGTATTCAAAAACCTACCGTGAAAAATTTGCGGATGTCATGCCGCAGATCGGCACTGATGATATGGAGATCATCAGCCAGCCGCTTGATTTCTTTGCGCAAAATATCTACAATTCCTCTCCTGTTCAGGCGGACGGCAGCGGATGGACGGAAGTTGATCTACCGGTCGGAACCGCAAAAACTGCTATTGGGTGGCCGGTAACGCCGGAGTGCATGTATTGGGGTGCAAAATTCTTATATGAGAATTATAAAAAGCCGATCATGATCACCGAAAACGGAATGTCAGCCCATGACACGGTTTCCTTGGACGGCGGTGTGCATGACCCGAACCGAATCGACTTTTTGCACCGTTATCTGCTTGCGCTGAAAAAAGCTGCCGACGAGGGCATCGATATCGCTGGCTACTTTGAATGGTCGCTGATGGATAACTTTGAGTGGACTGCGGGCTATAACGACCGGTTCGGCATTATCTATGTTGACTACCAGACACAGCAACGAATTCCGAAAGACAGTGCATATTGGTATCAACAGATCCTAGAGCAAAACGGAGATAATCTTTAAAGAAAAATAGTGGCTGCCGCAAGACGATTGAGAGAAATCATTAAGCGACAGCCACTTCCATATATTATAGCGCCCCATCCGTGTGACGGCGGCAGCATTCTAGGATTCAAGCAATTCCCCGAATGAAAGAATATATTCATCCGCTTCCCGGACAATAACATCCTTCTCGTAATTTGAATAGGGATCATCAACTCCGCAGGTCTGGAACCCGCCCGCTTTCGCCCCACGGATACCGGCGGAAATATCTTCAAACACAACGCAGTCCTGTGCAGGAAATCCAAGCCGTTGTGCCGCTAAAAGATAAATATCGGGGAAGCCCTTTCCCCTCTCCACTTCACCCAGATTGACAAAAGCATCAAACAAATTATAAATGCCATTGTTTTTCAGTGCCGGTTCATACAGTTCCGGTGTCTGCGCAGTAGCAATGGCCAGCTTTACTCCCTGCCGTTTTAATTGGTTGAGATATTCCCCGGCATGGGGCTTCAGCGAAACTTCAAATTGGTAAGTCTGTACGGACATTTCCACCCATTCACGGATGATTTCATCGGCTGTTTCCGGCAGCGCAAAGCGCGCGATGGTGTATGCCGCGGCATCCTTGTAATTCATTGGAGTAACCTTTTCCACATAGTCAACCGGCAGAGAGATCCCTCTTTTTGCAAGGAATTGTCTGTCGATTTGTGCCCAGATTCCCATGGAGTCCAGCAATGTTCCATCAAGATCAAAAATTGCACCTTTCACCCCGTTCATTCCCGTCCTCCCCGATAAAGATTCAAAAGCTTGCGTGCAGATTCGCTGATATCGGGCTGCGCAATTACTGCGGAGACAACTGCCAGACCGTCTATTCCAATGTTGGAAAACATAGGTGCGGTTTTCAGGTTAATTCCCCCGATTACAACGATGGGAATTTTAACGATTCGCCGGATTGCACGCAGTTCATCCATGGAAACAATCTGCGCGTCTGTTTTTGTTCCGGTAGCAAACATAGCGCCTACGCCAAGATAATCCGCGCCGTCCCTTTCGGCTTGAACTGCTTCTTCCAAAGTAGATGCGGACACGCCGATTATTTTATCTTCTCCCAAAATACGGCACAGTATTTTGCAGGACAGGTCGCTTTGTCCTACATGAACACCGTCTGCATTGACCGCAAGTGCGATATCAAGCCGGTCATTAATCATCAATGGGGTGTGATATCGGTCTGTTACCGCTTTTACCGCAAGTGCTGTTTCGTAAAACTCACGGGAGGAACAGCTCTTTTCCCGCAGCTGAATCAGTGTACAGCCGCCAAGAATAGCCTGTTCCACTGCTTCTTCCACAGTCGCGGTGCTCATCAGTTCCCTGTCGGTACAAAGGTACAGGGAATAATCCACTTTACGCTTCATGCAGCTTCGCCCTCTCTTCCATCACGGTGGAATCCAGTTGGCTCAGTGCGTCGATAACGGCAATGTGAAAACTTCCGGTTCCGATTTGCCCGGCTTTTTCAAACGCGATTTCACCCGCAATGCCCATGGAGGCCACTCCGGCAACCGCTGCCGTAAATCCGTCCCTGAGTGCGCCCGCATAAGCCCCCACCAATGCCGATGTCATACAGCCCGTACCGGTCACTTTACTGAGCATTGGGTGCCCGTTACTTATTTTCACCACCCTGTTTCCGTCGGAAATTACGTCAACCGCCCCGGTAACGGCAGCCGTGCAGCCCAGACTCTGCGCTACCGATTTCGCCACATTTACCGCATCACGGCTTGCGTCGGCGGCGGAAGCATCCACGCCTTTTGTTGAGACATCGAGTCCCGCAACATAAGCGACTTCAGAAATATTCCCGCGCAGCACAGTGATTTTTACTTGCTTTAGAATTTCACGCGTTACATCGTTGCGCAGGTTTGACGCGCCCGCGCCAACCGGGTCAAATACAACGGGGATTCCGATTTCATTTGCCTTTTTTCCTGCCGCAATCATAGAAGCAATGGTACGCTGATTGAGCGTGCCGATATTTATCACCAGCGCGGAAGAAATGGCGGCGATATCGGCAGCTTCCGCAATGTCATCCGCCATAATTGGGGACGCACCAACGGCGAGCAGTGCGTTTGCACAATCATTTACCGTAACGTAGTTTGTAATGTTATGTACCAGCGGAACAGCTTTTCTAAGTACATCAATGGCATTTGATACTTCGTTTGTCAGTTGATTCATTGTTTTATCCTCCATTACTTTTCTGAGCAGAACTCTACTTTTTTTCCTTCCAAAATCAGGTTGGTTGTACGAACGGCACACATTTTTCCGCACATGGAACAGGTGTGGCGGTCAGCCGGGGGCGTACTTTCAAAATAAGCCTTTGCTTTTTCGCCGTCAATTGCAACTTGGAACATTTCGTCCCAGTCCATTTTATGGCGTGCGTGCGCCATCTGATTGTCCAAATCGCGTGCGTGGGGGATTCCTTTGGCAATGTCCGCCGCATGTGCCGCAATTTTGCTGGCAACGATTCCTTCCTTCACATCGCTTAAATCCGGCAGACGCAGATGCTCCGCCGGCGTGACATAGCAGAGAAAATCCGCGCCGCTGGCCGCCGCGATTGCGCCGCCGATTGCGGAAGTAATGTGGTCGTAACCCGGCGCAATGTCGGTAACCAAAGGCCCCAGCACATAAAACGGTGCGTTATGACAGAGGCGTTTCTGCAGTGCCACGTTTGCCGCAATTTCATTCATTGCCATATGCCCCGGACCTTCCACCATGACCTGAACATCCTTTCCCCATGCGCGTTTTGTCAGATTCCCCAGCTCAATCAGCTCGCCGATCTGGCCTGCGTCGGTGCTGTCATCAAGGCATCCGGGGCGAAGCGCGTCCCCGAGGCTGATGGTCACATCGTATTCACGCAAAATATCCAGTACTTCATCGTAATATTCATAAAACGGATTTTCATTGCCCGTCATTTCCATCCACGCAAAAAGCAGGGAGCCGCCGCGGGATACAATATTCATTACACGTCCTTCTCTGCGGAAAGCTTCGACCGCGCGGCGATTGATGCCGGCATGGATTGTCATAAAATCCACGCCTTCTTTCGCGTGCGCTTCCACCACCTTCAGAAAATCCTTAGCGGAGATTTCCAGCAAATCTTTCCCCAGATATCCGATGGCGTCATACATGGGCACAGTGCCGATCATGGCGGGAGATTTTGCGATAAGCTTCTGACGGAACGTATTTGTTTTTCCGTAGTTGCTTAAATCCATAATTGCTTGAGCGCCAAAACGGATTGCCATTTCTACCTTCTGCATTTCTACATCGTAATTTTTACAGTCGCCGGAAATTCCGAGGTTCACATTGATTTTTGTTTTAAGGCCGGTACCGATCCCTTCCGGAGATAATGCGGTGTGGTAAATATTTGCAGGAATTGCAACCTGACCGCACGCAACCAGTTCGCGCAGTTTTTCCGGCTCCATATATTCTTTTTTTGCAACCGTCTCCATTTCTTTCGTAATCATGCCTTTTTTAGCTGCTTCCATCTGTGTTTTATAATTGCTCATTCCATCAATCCTCCGTTTTTATATAGGGAATAAAAATGATTTGTCGGGCCGTGTCCGTTACCGATTGGCAATGCGTGCCGAATGGCTGTGGTGACATATTCTTTCGCGGCACCAACCGCGTCGGGTGCATTCATTCCGTTTGCAAGGTTTACCGCTATTGCGGAAGAAAGCGTGCAGCCAGTGCCGTGGGTGTTTTTTGTTGCTATCCGCTCTGTTCGGAACGAGTAAAATTCTTTGCCGTCAAAAAGAATATCCACTGCATCACCCACCAAGTGCCCGCCTTTTATGAGTACATTTTGAGGGCCAAGCTGCTTCAAGCAAACGGCGGCCCGCTTCATTTCCTCAACTGTGTGAATCGTCATTCCGATTATTGCCTCCGCTTCAGGAATATTGGGCGTAAGCATAAAAGCCTGCGGCAGCATCTCTTTTTTAAGCGTTTCCAACGCATCCGGATGCATGAGGGCACAGCCGCCCTTGGCAACCATAACGGGATCAAGCACTATGCCGCCGGGGCGGTAGTAACGCAGTTTTTCAGCAACAATTCTCATTTGCTCTGTGCCGGAAAGCATTCCGATTTTTACCCCGTCAACCGTAATATCCTCAAATACAGCATCAATCTGGTCGGCGATCATCTTTGGCGTGATGTCCTGAATAGAAAGAACCCGGCCGGTGTTTTCCGCAACAACCGAAACAATCACACTCATTCCAAAAGCTCCGTGTGCGGCAAAAGTCTTCAGATCGGCCTGAATTCCGGCGCCGCCGCTGCAGTCGGAACCTGCGATGGTCAATAAATTTTTTATAAAAACTCCTCCTCAAAATAAAAAATGCCCACCGTCACGGTGAGCACAAAGTCTTCTATGTGATGCTCCCTACAACAGCGTTAACTGACAGGTTCAAAGGGTCAGGTTTTACCTTCTCAACTCGAATGAGTCCCCCCGCGCTTATTCAATTAAAATAAAAAAGCGTCCACCAAAACAGGCGAACGCAAATTATCATTTGATAACGTTCCCTACTTCGGTATTAGCCGACAGGTTCAAAGGGTCAGGTTTTACCTTCTCAACTCGAATGAGTTCCCCTAGTTTTTCTTTATTATATACTGTATGAAGCAGACTGTCAATTCTTATCCTGATTCTTAATCCAATTACAATACCAATTTCTATATCTTCGATAGCGTGCCCCCTTGTCATACTTAGGTGCAAGTATAGGAAGAACTATATAATAGCCCTCTCAGCTACTGCAGATGGGAGGGCTATTTAGAAAATATAATTTTATTTACTGGATGTTATTGCTGAAACAGTGCCGGAAGCCTGACTGACAAGCTGTTGACTGCCGGATTCTACCTGAGATACAACTCCGGATACTTGACTTCCAAGTCCTTTAGCATCGGATTCCACTTTTGAAACGACGCCCGAAACTGCACTGTTCAGATTCATCCCGCTTGAGGCTGATCCGCTGGCTGTGCTTGATGCTCCCGGCAAATACCGGCATCCGACAAATGTGAAAATAATAAAAATAGTTATAGCTAACAATAAGATTGTCTTTTTTTTCAATTTGGCCCCTCCTTTCTAAATATTATCTTTTCCATTTTAAATATAAAATGCAGAAAACAATCAAAGTAAGCACAAATTTTCCCGTTTCCATATTGGCTGATAAGAATATTTGACACATTTTGTTACTTATCGTAAAAAATTTTAAATTTGAGTCGAATATAACAATAAGGAGGTATTGCCGATGACACAAGAAGAAATGAAAAAGATTGATAAAAAGATCAACGTTATTCAAGAGCCGTTTGGAAAAGGATTTCCTTCCCTTCAGAGAGTTTTTTTGGAAACGGCCATGAAAAAAGATTCAACCGAAGAAATCATATTACATGAATACTTAGTTTGGAAGAAAAGTAAAAAAACATAAAGACATGCCCACCGATCATGAAATCGACGGGCATGATTTTTATAATATCCGGCCCTTTTTACTTGAATTTTCAGTATCCTCTGAATTTTTGCCTTCATTCAGGCTATGAGCATGTTCCATGGCTTCCGCAGCGCTGTTCCATTTGCTTTCCTGCTCCCACGTTCCAGAAGATGCATAATATCCTACCGCCCAAGTCCCCGGTTCGGATTTTCGGTAAACATACATAGTGCCTGTCCTCTCCTTTGTTTCGATATTGATCATGCCCTATAAGTGTGCCCATTAAATGATTGAATATTGGCAAACCGCTTTCCGACCATCTTTCATTGAAAATACATGCGATATTCATTTTCGGTTCTTGATAATTTCCGCAAAACGGTCAAAAATTATATTTCTATATTGACTTTATATTTAATACATGATAATGTGATTTTAATTACTATATCACAAATAGGAAAATATGAATTTTTAAAACCTTATTCAAAATTTTGAGCATCAAAGGTTCCATAGATATAAATATTATGAAATATTACAAAATATAAGGAGAATTGAATCTCATGGAAAAAATAGCATTATTAACGGACTCTGCTTGTGACATCGACGATGAAACAATCAGTAAATACGACATCAATATTCTGCCCTTTAAAATTATATATGAAAACAGAGAATATACAGATAAAGTGGATATTGCTCCAAAGGAAATTTACGAGCATATGAAATGTGAAATTCCCAAGTCTTCTCAGCCAACTATGGCGGATATTGAGAACATCTATAAAATGTTGGATAAAGAACATTATACGCATGTGATTGCCATTGTTATTTCAAGTGGACTGTCGGGTACTTATAATGCATTTAAAATTATAAGTGCAAAATTTTCGGGTATTAGAACTTATATATATGACACCAAATCAACCTCTGTATGTGAAGGAATTATTTTGAAAAAATGCGGAGCATTAATCAAAGCCGGAGAAAAATATGAAAAAATTGTTCAGAGCATCCCTGATATGAAACGGAAACTCCATTTCTTTTTTGTTTTCGGTTCCTTAGAATATGCCAGAAAGGGCGGGCGCATAGGCAAAATCTCGGGCACCATCGGAGAACTTCTGGATGTAAAACCGATCGTTAGCTTTGACGAAGAGCATGGGCAATGCTTTACATTTGGAAAGGTTAGAGGAAGAATGAAGTCGCTGAACAGATTGGCAGAATTAGGAACCGAAATACTGAAGGGAAAAAAATGTGATGCCTATATAGTGCATGGCAATGTGGAAGAAGATGCGAAAAAAGTAATTGACATGTTACGGAAAAAGGCCAACATAGCGAACGTATATCTGATTGGACAAATCAGCGCGGTAGTCGGAGTGTATTCAGGGCCGGGAACCATCGGCGTATGTTATTCAGAATGTTAAGTTAAAGGATAGTATAAAATTGTATCCTATTCGAAGGTTTTCGTGTGGGACTATGTCCATTTTTGGGAATTGCTTCAAAGTCCTAAAATACCGGCATAAAATCCGGAATTTAGCTTTGGAAGACAATGCATTTGCAGCGATAATAACTGCTGAAAATTTGACACCATTCAGTGTCTTTTTTTTATTTTCAATGTATCCTTTTGAAAAAAGTAATTAATAAAAGAAAGTTATACCGCTCAAAAAATGGTCAATACTAATGATGCAAACAATGCGTTTTCAGCACATAAATACGGTTGCATTATTTATTCAAAAAATTGAGGAAATCGACGAAAACAAGAGTTTTTTTACATATGTTGGCAGCCATTTGATTTAACACAATAATTACAGGAATTTTCAAAGAATACATTGACATTTCAAAGAATTTATCGTATTATTTATGTCGTTATTTAAAAACGAAAGGTCGTGATGGTAAGGTTGGAAAATAAGCTGAAATTATACGGCTTTAACAACCTCACAAAAACACTTAGCTTCAACATCTATGATGTTTGCTATGCAAAAAGTGAGCGAGAGCAAAAGAATTATATTGCATATATTGATGAACAATATAATTCAGAGCGATTGACTAATATTCTTTGTGACGTTACAGAGATTATTGGAGCGCATGTACTGAATGTCAGCAAACAGGATTATGAACCGCAGGGCGCCAGCGTGACGATTCTGATTACAGAAGAAGCAATGCCTCGGAACCTTGTCGATCTTTCCTGCAACAGCGGCGAAATTGACATTCTGAAAACACGGGAAAGCGTGGTCGGTCATTTAGACAAGAGCCATGTGACCGTACATACCTATCCGGAGTATCATCCGGACAATTCCATTGCCACTTTTCGGGTTGACATTGATGTTTCGACCTGTGGTAAGATATCTCCGCTGAACGCACTGAAATATCTGGTCAGCAGTTTCGACTCAGATATTATCACCGCCGATTACCGTGTACGGGGATTTACCAGAGATGTTGACGGCACAAAGCTGTTTCTGGACCACAAAATCACTTCCATTCAGGACTACATGGATGAGGAAACGTTAAAAAAATATGACGCCATCGATGTAAATGTATATCAATCAAATATTTTTCACACCAAGCTGCTGATTAAAGAAATTGAGCTGCAGAATTATCTGTTCAACACGGATGTCTATGAAATTCCTCCAAAAGAAAGGCTGAGGATTACCAACAGCCTGCGCCGTGAGATGATCGAGATTTTTAGCGGTACCAATATTTATTAAAGGCAGAAGGGAAAAATACAATGGATCAACTTTCGCAGGATAGTGCGCCTATTTATGAGGCGCTTGAACGATTCAAGGCGATGCGTGTGCTCCCTTTTGATGTTCCGGGGCATAAACGCGGCAAGGGAAATCCGGAATTGACCGCATTTTTAGGGCAGCAATGTCTGTCTGTAGACGTCAACTCAATGAAACCGCTGGACAACCTGTGCCATCCGGTTTCGGTCATTCGGGATGCGGAGCAGCTTGCCGCTGAAGCTTTTGGTGCGAAGGATGCTTTCTTTATGGTGAACGGCACCACCTCGGCCGTACAAAGTATGATTATGAGCGTCTGCAAAGCGGGTGACAAAATCATTATGCCCCGCAATGTACACCGCAGTGCGATTAACGCGCTTGTTATCAGCGGTGCTATTCCGGTTTATGTAAACCCCGGCATCAACAGGCAGCTGGGAATTCCACTTGGCATGTCCATTTCGGACGTTGAACAGGCCATTTTGGAAAATCCGGATGCAAAAGCGGTACTGGTGAACAATCCCACCTATTACGGCATTTGCTCCGA of the uncultured Caproiciproducens sp. genome contains:
- a CDS encoding GH1 family beta-glucosidase, which translates into the protein MGFQKDFIWGAATASFQVEGASHADGKDDSVWDEFCRVPGATFEGQTGDIACDHYHRFKEDVALMKQFGIRAYRFSFSWPRILPQGTGEVNEAGIRFYEALVEELLRNQITPFATLFHWDYPAALQKQGGWLNPQSPVWFEDYAELIAKRFAGKIKYYFTINEPQCFIGLGCKSGVHAPGLKLSDKDVFSAAHNVLLAHGRAVKALRKYGGSGLHIGLAQCGRIKIPQTASEADIDAARHATFEVPANCYDAIFSVAFWSDPVFNGAYSKTYREKFADVMPQIGTDDMEIISQPLDFFAQNIYNSSPVQADGSGWTEVDLPVGTAKTAIGWPVTPECMYWGAKFLYENYKKPIMITENGMSAHDTVSLDGGVHDPNRIDFLHRYLLALKKAADEGIDIAGYFEWSLMDNFEWTAGYNDRFGIIYVDYQTQQRIPKDSAYWYQQILEQNGDNL
- a CDS encoding HAD family phosphatase; the protein is MNGVKGAIFDLDGTLLDSMGIWAQIDRQFLAKRGISLPVDYVEKVTPMNYKDAAAYTIARFALPETADEIIREWVEMSVQTYQFEVSLKPHAGEYLNQLKRQGVKLAIATAQTPELYEPALKNNGIYNLFDAFVNLGEVERGKGFPDIYLLAAQRLGFPAQDCVVFEDISAGIRGAKAGGFQTCGVDDPYSNYEKDVIVREADEYILSFGELLES
- the thiE gene encoding thiamine phosphate synthase, giving the protein MKRKVDYSLYLCTDRELMSTATVEEAVEQAILGGCTLIQLREKSCSSREFYETALAVKAVTDRYHTPLMINDRLDIALAVNADGVHVGQSDLSCKILCRILGEDKIIGVSASTLEEAVQAERDGADYLGVGAMFATGTKTDAQIVSMDELRAIRRIVKIPIVVIGGINLKTAPMFSNIGIDGLAVVSAVIAQPDISESARKLLNLYRGGRE
- the thiM gene encoding hydroxyethylthiazole kinase translates to MNQLTNEVSNAIDVLRKAVPLVHNITNYVTVNDCANALLAVGASPIMADDIAEAADIAAISSALVINIGTLNQRTIASMIAAGKKANEIGIPVVFDPVGAGASNLRNDVTREILKQVKITVLRGNISEVAYVAGLDVSTKGVDASAADASRDAVNVAKSVAQSLGCTAAVTGAVDVISDGNRVVKISNGHPMLSKVTGTGCMTSALVGAYAGALRDGFTAAVAGVASMGIAGEIAFEKAGQIGTGSFHIAVIDALSQLDSTVMEERAKLHEA
- the thiC gene encoding phosphomethylpyrimidine synthase ThiC yields the protein MSNYKTQMEAAKKGMITKEMETVAKKEYMEPEKLRELVACGQVAIPANIYHTALSPEGIGTGLKTKINVNLGISGDCKNYDVEMQKVEMAIRFGAQAIMDLSNYGKTNTFRQKLIAKSPAMIGTVPMYDAIGYLGKDLLEISAKDFLKVVEAHAKEGVDFMTIHAGINRRAVEAFRREGRVMNIVSRGGSLLFAWMEMTGNENPFYEYYDEVLDILREYDVTISLGDALRPGCLDDSTDAGQIGELIELGNLTKRAWGKDVQVMVEGPGHMAMNEIAANVALQKRLCHNAPFYVLGPLVTDIAPGYDHITSAIGGAIAAASGADFLCYVTPAEHLRLPDLSDVKEGIVASKIAAHAADIAKGIPHARDLDNQMAHARHKMDWDEMFQVAIDGEKAKAYFESTPPADRHTCSMCGKMCAVRTTNLILEGKKVEFCSEK
- the thiD gene encoding bifunctional hydroxymethylpyrimidine kinase/phosphomethylpyrimidine kinase, which translates into the protein MKNLLTIAGSDCSGGAGIQADLKTFAAHGAFGMSVIVSVVAENTGRVLSIQDITPKMIADQIDAVFEDITVDGVKIGMLSGTEQMRIVAEKLRYYRPGGIVLDPVMVAKGGCALMHPDALETLKKEMLPQAFMLTPNIPEAEAIIGMTIHTVEEMKRAAVCLKQLGPQNVLIKGGHLVGDAVDILFDGKEFYSFRTERIATKNTHGTGCTLSSAIAVNLANGMNAPDAVGAAKEYVTTAIRHALPIGNGHGPTNHFYSLYKNGGLME
- a CDS encoding DegV family protein yields the protein MEKIALLTDSACDIDDETISKYDINILPFKIIYENREYTDKVDIAPKEIYEHMKCEIPKSSQPTMADIENIYKMLDKEHYTHVIAIVISSGLSGTYNAFKIISAKFSGIRTYIYDTKSTSVCEGIILKKCGALIKAGEKYEKIVQSIPDMKRKLHFFFVFGSLEYARKGGRIGKISGTIGELLDVKPIVSFDEEHGQCFTFGKVRGRMKSLNRLAELGTEILKGKKCDAYIVHGNVEEDAKKVIDMLRKKANIANVYLIGQISAVVGVYSGPGTIGVCYSEC
- the speD gene encoding adenosylmethionine decarboxylase, with the protein product MMVRLENKLKLYGFNNLTKTLSFNIYDVCYAKSEREQKNYIAYIDEQYNSERLTNILCDVTEIIGAHVLNVSKQDYEPQGASVTILITEEAMPRNLVDLSCNSGEIDILKTRESVVGHLDKSHVTVHTYPEYHPDNSIATFRVDIDVSTCGKISPLNALKYLVSSFDSDIITADYRVRGFTRDVDGTKLFLDHKITSIQDYMDEETLKKYDAIDVNVYQSNIFHTKLLIKEIELQNYLFNTDVYEIPPKERLRITNSLRREMIEIFSGTNIY